One region of Corynebacterium capitovis DSM 44611 genomic DNA includes:
- the glcB gene encoding malate synthase G, which yields MTTPTFEDHAERVEVAGLQVARPLYDFVTETLLPEIGADAEDFWEGAARYFADLTPKNRQLLARRDELQATLDEYYRANPGRPDPEAHAQFLREIGYLVEQPRDVQIRTENVDDEFAVVAGPQLVVPITNARFAINAANARYGSLYDALYGTDSISEEGGAEPGKGYNPVRGDKVIAWSRVFLDKAVPLAGVSHADVEKYAVSGGELKATVGEQEYTLEDPEVYVGYQGSEDAPQGIVLRHNGLHIIIQIDAEHPVGTTDKAHVKDVLLESAVTAIMDFEDSSAAVDGADKAAAYATWFGLNRGDISETVSKGEKTFERTQADDLEYTSKNGGTVALHGRAMMLCRNVGHLMTTPAILVDGEEVPEGLLDALITVASAIPGLREDNPHRNSRTGSMYIVKPKQHGPDEVAFTNEIFDRVEDIFGLPRHTVKVGVMDEERRTSVNLDACIAAAADRLVFINTGFLDRTGDEIHTSMQAGPFVRKADLQTAPWKQAYENNNVDAGIEHGLPGRAQIGKGMWAETEHMAAMLEKKIGQPREGANTAWVPSPTGATLHATHYHQVDVPAVQEELRAAGRRESFTDLVTVPVADGDRWSDAEKQEEVDNNCQSILGYVIRWVEQGVGCSKVPDIHNVDLMEDRATLRISSQLLANWITHGVVSSEQVLDSLERMAKVVDEQNAGDDTYLPMAPNYDASIGFQAAKDLILKGTESPSGYTEPILHARRREFKAAHGL from the coding sequence ATGACTACACCCACGTTCGAGGACCACGCCGAGCGCGTCGAGGTGGCGGGTCTGCAGGTGGCCCGGCCCCTGTATGACTTCGTCACCGAGACCCTCTTGCCCGAGATCGGGGCGGACGCGGAGGACTTCTGGGAGGGGGCTGCGCGCTACTTCGCCGACCTCACACCGAAGAACCGGCAGCTCCTCGCCCGTCGCGACGAGCTCCAAGCCACACTCGACGAGTACTACCGTGCCAACCCGGGCCGCCCGGACCCAGAAGCGCACGCGCAGTTCCTGCGCGAGATCGGTTACCTGGTGGAGCAGCCCCGGGACGTGCAGATCCGCACTGAGAACGTCGACGATGAGTTCGCCGTGGTGGCAGGACCCCAGCTCGTCGTGCCCATCACGAACGCTCGCTTCGCCATCAACGCGGCGAACGCCCGCTACGGTTCGCTTTACGACGCCCTGTACGGGACCGACTCCATTTCGGAGGAGGGCGGCGCAGAGCCCGGCAAGGGGTACAACCCGGTTCGCGGAGACAAGGTCATCGCCTGGTCCCGTGTCTTCCTGGATAAGGCTGTCCCGCTTGCGGGGGTCAGCCACGCGGACGTCGAAAAGTATGCCGTGAGCGGCGGTGAGTTGAAGGCGACCGTGGGCGAGCAGGAATACACTCTCGAAGACCCCGAGGTGTACGTGGGGTACCAAGGCAGCGAAGACGCGCCTCAGGGCATCGTCCTGCGCCACAACGGGTTGCACATCATTATCCAGATCGACGCTGAGCACCCAGTGGGCACGACCGACAAAGCGCACGTCAAGGACGTTCTCCTGGAATCTGCGGTCACCGCGATTATGGACTTCGAAGATTCCTCCGCGGCGGTCGACGGTGCCGACAAAGCCGCTGCCTACGCCACGTGGTTCGGCCTGAACAGGGGTGACATCTCCGAGACCGTCTCAAAGGGGGAGAAGACCTTCGAGCGGACCCAGGCCGATGACCTGGAGTACACCTCGAAGAACGGCGGGACTGTTGCGCTACACGGCCGTGCAATGATGCTGTGCCGCAACGTTGGCCACTTAATGACCACCCCGGCAATCCTCGTCGACGGCGAGGAAGTCCCCGAGGGCCTGCTCGACGCTTTAATCACCGTCGCCTCGGCCATCCCGGGCCTGCGCGAGGACAACCCGCACCGCAACTCCCGCACCGGCTCGATGTACATCGTCAAACCCAAACAGCACGGGCCGGACGAGGTCGCTTTCACAAACGAAATCTTCGATCGCGTGGAGGACATCTTCGGGTTGCCCCGCCACACCGTCAAGGTTGGGGTGATGGACGAAGAGCGTCGTACCTCAGTCAACCTCGATGCATGCATCGCCGCCGCCGCAGACCGCCTGGTGTTCATTAACACTGGCTTCCTGGACCGCACCGGTGACGAAATCCACACTTCCATGCAGGCTGGTCCCTTCGTGCGCAAGGCCGATCTGCAGACCGCCCCGTGGAAGCAGGCCTACGAAAACAACAACGTCGACGCCGGCATCGAACACGGGCTGCCCGGTCGCGCTCAGATTGGCAAGGGCATGTGGGCGGAAACGGAACACATGGCCGCCATGCTGGAGAAGAAGATTGGCCAACCCCGCGAAGGCGCCAACACCGCGTGGGTCCCGTCCCCGACGGGTGCGACTTTGCACGCGACGCATTACCACCAGGTGGATGTCCCCGCGGTCCAGGAGGAGTTGCGCGCGGCCGGACGCCGCGAGAGCTTCACGGACTTGGTCACCGTCCCCGTCGCCGACGGTGACCGCTGGTCGGACGCGGAAAAGCAGGAAGAGGTGGACAACAACTGCCAGTCCATCTTGGGCTACGTGATCCGCTGGGTTGAGCAGGGCGTGGGGTGCTCCAAGGTGCCGGACATCCACAACGTCGACCTCATGGAGGACCGGGCCACCCTGCGCATTTCTTCCCAGCTCCTGGCAAACTGGATCACCCATGGCGTTGTTTCCAGCGAGCAGGTGTTGGACTCCCTCGAGCGCATGGCGAAGGTCGTCGATGAGCAGAACGCGGGGGATGACACCTACCTCCCCATGGCGCCGAACTACGACGCGTCGATCGGTTTCCAGGCGGCGAAGGACCTGATTCTTAAGGGCACGGAGTCCCCGTCCGGATACACCGAGCCGATCCTTCACGCGCGCCGGCGCGAATTTAAGGCGGCGCACGGCTTGTAA
- a CDS encoding IS3 family transposase, whose product MRAPIQVIVRFIDDNREEFGVEPIIRALAATNVKIALSTYYAYTSQPESSRCIRDRQLRKALRAIYDDNYSCYGARKLWAEINRQGDFGHVARCTVERLMALEGIHGIRRRKKKPSTRSADPDNCPVDLVKRNFCVDAPNRLWVADITYIPTRVGWVYASFVLDAYTREIVGWQITNHMRASLAKDALDMALSARLRAGEDISGLIHHSDRGVQYRSVVYGQTLAESQVVASVGTRGDSYDNAMAEALNSVFKAELIDRRTWPTLRYVLIATSTWVGCYNNRRLHSALGYRPPRQAHQEYTTTKAQAA is encoded by the coding sequence GTGCGAGCGCCCATACAAGTAATTGTCAGGTTCATCGACGACAACCGGGAAGAATTCGGGGTCGAGCCGATTATTCGCGCCCTCGCGGCAACCAACGTGAAAATCGCCCTGAGCACCTACTACGCCTACACATCCCAGCCTGAATCATCCCGATGTATCCGGGACCGACAACTACGTAAAGCTTTGCGCGCCATCTACGACGACAACTACTCCTGCTACGGTGCGCGCAAACTATGGGCCGAGATCAACCGCCAGGGCGACTTCGGCCACGTCGCCCGATGCACCGTTGAGCGCCTCATGGCACTCGAAGGCATCCACGGCATCCGACGACGGAAGAAAAAGCCCTCCACCCGCAGCGCTGACCCCGACAACTGCCCAGTCGATCTAGTGAAACGCAACTTTTGCGTCGATGCGCCGAACCGACTGTGGGTCGCGGACATCACCTACATCCCCACGCGTGTCGGATGGGTGTATGCCTCATTCGTCCTCGACGCATACACCCGCGAGATTGTCGGCTGGCAGATCACCAACCACATGCGCGCATCACTGGCCAAAGACGCACTCGACATGGCCCTGTCAGCGCGGCTGCGCGCCGGTGAAGACATCTCCGGGCTGATCCATCACTCAGACAGGGGCGTGCAGTACAGGTCGGTCGTCTACGGACAGACCCTGGCTGAGTCGCAGGTCGTCGCTTCGGTTGGCACGCGGGGAGACTCCTACGACAACGCGATGGCGGAAGCACTGAACTCAGTGTTCAAAGCTGAACTCATCGACCGTAGGACCTGGCCGACACTACGATATGTTCTCATCGCAACCTCAACATGGGTCGGCTGTTACAACAACCGCCGATTGCACTCAGCACTGGGATACCGCCCACCCCGCCAGGCCCATCAGGAATACACCACCACGAAAGCCCAAGCGGCCTAA
- a CDS encoding transposase: MPSKYTPELKQRAIELVLHAQAAPRTSRGAITRIASELGMSKETLRGRVRAHKQSGATIPAESVDLAAENRRLRAKLTEAKRANEILKRASAFFAAECERPYK, encoded by the coding sequence ATGCCCTCGAAGTACACCCCTGAGCTGAAGCAGCGCGCCATCGAATTGGTGCTGCACGCGCAAGCTGCCCCTCGCACGTCTCGCGGTGCGATCACCCGCATCGCCAGCGAGCTAGGAATGAGTAAAGAAACTCTGCGCGGCCGGGTCCGCGCTCATAAACAATCCGGCGCGACAATCCCGGCAGAATCGGTGGATCTGGCAGCAGAAAACCGCAGACTGCGAGCTAAACTGACTGAAGCGAAGCGCGCCAACGAGATTTTGAAAAGAGCGTCAGCTTTTTTCGCGGCGGAGTGCGAGCGCCCATACAAGTAA
- the aceA gene encoding isocitrate lyase, with amino-acid sequence MTTNTGKARTAAEIQKDWDENPRWAGIRRDYTAEQVEKLQGTVVEEHTLAKRGAEILWEGVSKGDGSYIHALGALTGNQAVQQVRGGLKAVYLSGWQVAGDANLAGHTYPDQSLYPANSVPNVVRRINNALLRADEIARVEGDTSVDNWVVPIVADGEAGFGGALNVYELQKAMIAAGAAGTHWEDQLASEKKCGHLGGKVLVPTQQHIRTLTSARLAADVANTPTVVIARTDAEAATLITSDVDERDRQFLTGEKSAEGYYYVKNGIEPCIARAKSYAPYADLIWMETGTPDLELAKKFAEGVKSEFPDQLLSYNCSPSFNWSKHLSPEEIAKFQKELGAMGFSFQFITLAGFHSLNYGMFDLAHGYAREGMTAFVDLQNREFQAAEERGFTAVKHQREVGAGYFDTIATTVDPNTSTAALKGSTEESQF; translated from the coding sequence ATGACCACCAACACCGGCAAAGCTCGCACCGCCGCAGAAATCCAAAAGGACTGGGACGAGAACCCGCGCTGGGCGGGCATCCGCCGCGACTACACCGCCGAGCAGGTTGAGAAGCTGCAGGGCACCGTTGTCGAGGAGCACACCCTGGCAAAGCGCGGCGCCGAGATCCTCTGGGAGGGCGTCTCCAAGGGCGACGGCAGCTACATCCACGCTCTCGGCGCGCTGACCGGCAACCAGGCTGTTCAGCAGGTGCGCGGTGGCCTCAAGGCCGTGTACCTCTCCGGCTGGCAGGTTGCCGGCGACGCCAACCTCGCTGGCCACACCTACCCGGACCAGTCCCTCTATCCCGCGAACTCGGTGCCGAACGTTGTCCGACGCATCAACAACGCCCTGCTGCGCGCCGACGAAATCGCCCGCGTCGAGGGTGACACCTCCGTCGACAACTGGGTCGTCCCGATCGTCGCCGACGGTGAGGCCGGCTTCGGTGGCGCCCTCAACGTCTACGAGCTGCAAAAGGCCATGATCGCCGCCGGCGCCGCCGGCACCCACTGGGAGGACCAGCTGGCCTCCGAGAAGAAGTGCGGTCACCTGGGTGGCAAGGTCCTCGTCCCGACGCAGCAGCACATCCGCACGCTGACCTCGGCCCGTCTGGCCGCTGACGTTGCCAACACCCCGACCGTCGTCATCGCCCGCACCGATGCCGAGGCCGCAACCCTCATCACCTCCGACGTCGATGAGCGCGACCGCCAGTTCCTCACCGGTGAGAAGTCCGCCGAGGGTTACTACTACGTCAAGAACGGCATCGAGCCGTGCATCGCCCGTGCGAAGTCCTACGCTCCGTACGCCGATTTGATCTGGATGGAGACCGGCACCCCGGACCTCGAGCTGGCTAAGAAGTTCGCCGAGGGCGTCAAGTCCGAGTTCCCGGACCAGCTGCTGTCCTACAACTGCTCCCCGTCCTTCAACTGGTCGAAGCACCTCTCCCCGGAGGAGATTGCGAAGTTCCAGAAGGAGCTCGGCGCGATGGGCTTCTCCTTCCAGTTCATCACCCTGGCTGGCTTCCACTCCCTCAACTACGGCATGTTCGACCTGGCCCACGGTTACGCACGCGAGGGTATGACCGCCTTCGTCGACCTGCAGAACCGCGAGTTCCAGGCCGCCGAGGAGCGCGGCTTCACCGCCGTCAAGCACCAGCGCGAGGTCGGCGCCGGTTACTTCGACACCATCGCCACGACGGTTGACCCCAACACCTCCACCGCGGCCCTGAAGGGCTCGACCGAGGAGTCCCAGTTCTAA
- a CDS encoding MFS transporter: MSFAAFVYVTFEMFSVGLISPMAADLGVTEGRIGLLMTVYAGIVAAVTIPLMEWTKYLDRKPLFLATLLFLLLGVALQATAPNYWWLAAGRVTAALTHGVFWSMVNPMAARISPPGHTGKAVAAVSLGSTVALVLGSPLSTFVGGFAGWRVATWMLGGLVVASLAVAVWVLPPLPASEAVRATRHSDARSPLPSLVIFLALAVTAGFCAYTYLGLTIETTSGHALVAPGLSLYGLLGFAGVALAGRFADSRLLRINVVPALLLVIAAALGLIALGAEGTVAVALTGAYVIVLGVGLGALPTAATTLFLFAGRNAPDRASALYVVTFQVGIAAGSAVGAVFVDAGLLPGTLAATAALSAAAAAVLTWWSRPILR, translated from the coding sequence ATGAGCTTCGCGGCCTTCGTGTATGTCACCTTTGAGATGTTTTCCGTCGGCCTCATCTCCCCCATGGCCGCCGATCTCGGCGTCACCGAGGGTCGCATTGGTCTGCTCATGACGGTGTACGCGGGAATTGTGGCGGCCGTGACCATCCCGCTTATGGAGTGGACGAAGTACCTCGACCGCAAACCGTTATTCCTGGCTACTCTGCTGTTTCTCCTGCTCGGCGTCGCCCTTCAGGCGACCGCCCCCAACTACTGGTGGCTTGCTGCTGGACGCGTCACTGCCGCCCTGACCCACGGCGTGTTCTGGTCGATGGTCAACCCCATGGCGGCCCGGATCTCTCCGCCCGGCCACACGGGCAAGGCCGTCGCTGCGGTGTCGCTGGGGTCCACCGTCGCGCTGGTGCTTGGCTCCCCGCTCAGCACGTTCGTCGGGGGGTTCGCCGGATGGCGGGTGGCGACGTGGATGCTCGGAGGACTCGTCGTTGCCTCTCTCGCCGTCGCCGTGTGGGTGCTTCCTCCGCTTCCGGCGTCCGAAGCGGTGCGCGCCACCAGACACAGCGACGCCCGGTCCCCGCTGCCTTCCCTGGTCATCTTCTTGGCCCTGGCCGTCACCGCCGGGTTCTGCGCCTATACCTACCTGGGGCTGACAATTGAAACCACCTCAGGGCACGCCCTCGTCGCCCCCGGATTATCCCTGTACGGACTCCTCGGTTTCGCGGGGGTCGCGCTGGCGGGGCGCTTCGCGGACTCGCGCCTGTTGAGGATCAACGTCGTTCCCGCGCTGCTCCTCGTTATCGCCGCTGCGCTGGGCCTCATCGCGCTCGGTGCAGAGGGGACGGTGGCGGTCGCCCTGACCGGGGCATACGTCATCGTCCTCGGCGTCGGGCTTGGTGCGCTGCCGACGGCCGCGACCACGCTGTTCCTCTTCGCGGGACGCAATGCCCCCGACCGCGCCTCCGCCCTTTACGTTGTCACTTTCCAGGTGGGCATCGCCGCGGGCTCCGCAGTGGGAGCTGTGTTTGTCGATGCCGGACTGCTACCAGGGACCCTCGCCGCCACCGCGGCGTTGTCGGCGGCTGCGGCGGCCGTTCTCACGTGGTGGTCGCGGCCGATTTTGCGGTAG
- a CDS encoding sensor histidine kinase codes for MTHTSRILVFLRVSLHVLVAVLLVVGLSSAWRTPWLLVIASVFSVVYLAGTVWHNENRPYSRPAAWAWLGVVCVLWVALALASPAFVWLEFPLVILSVYLLPIIPGLLLSLAILAFTVSVTFPMSGPAGVIGPSIGTILAVFIVLSYKALRGEAEHYKQLAHQLHAAQMELAAAEHEAGVNQERARLSREVHDTMAQGLSSIVLLGRALDKQITDDAARRTLDTIRQVAADNLAEARRFVAVNAGPREPLPQRIERLARAAEERQRALGAPLHVRVNVADVGEPGASISERVVREGLSNVVQHANATEAVVTVDMLGDVVTVDVFDNGRGITGPEGFGLKGLRARVEEAGGELTVEGNVLAATIPLKER; via the coding sequence ATGACCCACACCAGCCGCATCCTCGTCTTCCTCCGCGTGAGCCTGCACGTACTCGTCGCGGTTCTACTCGTGGTGGGCTTGTCCTCGGCCTGGCGCACTCCGTGGCTGCTCGTCATCGCCAGTGTCTTTTCGGTGGTGTACCTGGCGGGAACGGTGTGGCACAACGAGAACCGCCCGTACTCCAGGCCCGCCGCCTGGGCGTGGCTGGGGGTGGTGTGCGTGTTGTGGGTGGCGCTGGCGCTGGCCTCCCCGGCCTTCGTGTGGCTGGAGTTCCCGCTGGTCATCCTGTCGGTGTACCTGCTGCCCATCATCCCGGGCCTCCTGCTGTCGTTGGCGATCCTGGCGTTCACCGTCTCGGTCACCTTCCCGATGAGCGGGCCCGCGGGGGTGATCGGGCCGAGCATCGGCACAATCCTGGCGGTGTTCATCGTCCTGTCCTACAAGGCGCTGCGCGGCGAGGCCGAACACTACAAACAGCTCGCCCACCAGCTCCACGCCGCGCAGATGGAGCTCGCCGCCGCGGAACACGAGGCGGGCGTGAACCAGGAGCGCGCACGCCTGTCGCGCGAGGTGCACGACACGATGGCGCAGGGCCTGAGCTCGATCGTGCTGCTCGGACGCGCGCTGGACAAGCAGATCACGGACGACGCCGCGCGGCGCACCCTGGACACCATCCGCCAGGTCGCCGCGGACAACCTCGCGGAGGCGCGCCGCTTCGTCGCCGTCAACGCGGGCCCGCGCGAACCGCTGCCGCAGCGCATCGAGCGGCTGGCGCGCGCCGCGGAGGAACGCCAGCGCGCCCTCGGGGCGCCGCTTCACGTGCGCGTCAACGTGGCGGATGTGGGGGAGCCGGGGGCGTCGATAAGCGAGCGCGTCGTGCGCGAAGGCCTCAGCAACGTCGTGCAGCACGCGAACGCCACCGAAGCCGTGGTCACCGTGGATATGCTGGGCGACGTTGTCACCGTCGACGTCTTCGACAACGGGCGCGGCATCACCGGGCCCGAGGGCTTCGGCCTGAAAGGCCTGCGGGCGCGCGTCGAGGAAGCCGGCGGCGAACTCACCGTGGAGGGCAACGTGCTCGCCGCGACGATCCCGCTGAAGGAGCGCTAG
- a CDS encoding ABC transporter ATP-binding protein, translated as MLTMNNVTVTFQDGHERLTALDNISFQAGAGHITFVVGESGSGKSTLLSAAAGLLTPDSGEVLVDGTPVSDRVRLNKIGMIFQQANLIGSLNVRDQLLVTDHIRGMKPRRERADELLETVGLGGLGDRRMQQLSGGQRQRVGIARALMGDPSLILADEPTAALDSERSHEIVALLRTLVTERGIAAAFVTHDRGLISGTDEVVEVRDGRVSALAAV; from the coding sequence ATGCTCACCATGAACAACGTCACCGTTACCTTCCAGGACGGTCACGAGCGCCTCACCGCGCTAGACAACATCTCTTTCCAGGCGGGTGCGGGCCACATCACCTTCGTGGTGGGCGAATCCGGCTCCGGCAAGTCGACCCTCCTCTCCGCGGCGGCCGGGCTACTCACCCCGGACTCCGGCGAGGTGCTCGTCGACGGCACCCCGGTCAGCGACAGGGTCCGCCTGAACAAGATCGGCATGATCTTCCAGCAGGCCAACCTCATCGGCTCGCTCAACGTGCGCGACCAGCTGCTAGTCACTGACCATATTCGCGGTATGAAACCCCGCCGTGAGCGCGCCGACGAGCTGCTCGAGACCGTCGGCCTTGGCGGGCTCGGCGACCGCAGGATGCAGCAGCTCTCCGGCGGCCAGCGTCAGCGTGTGGGTATCGCCCGCGCGCTCATGGGTGACCCTTCGCTCATTCTTGCCGACGAACCCACCGCCGCCCTCGACTCCGAGCGCAGTCACGAAATCGTGGCGCTGCTGCGCACCCTGGTCACCGAGCGCGGCATCGCAGCGGCGTTTGTGACCCACGACCGCGGGCTGATCTCTGGCACCGACGAGGTCGTCGAGGTGCGGGACGGTCGCGTCTCCGCGTTGGCGGCGGTGTAG
- a CDS encoding ABC transporter permease, whose amino-acid sequence MFVGIREIKSAKGRFSLIVGVVGLITLLVVMLTGLTAGLGKQNTSALEALNPASVTFQNMDEPSYTTSRIEATAGATALGTGQTLMQKADGSDESVAVLGLPEGTVLPDGQTLGNAAIASRGLGLAEGEEVTVGGASISVGSLADDLYYSHSPVIWVPTATWQQAMHTDADGAVLLNTDDSGMTLAQSFTALPAYGSEQGSLKMIQGFLYAIAALVTVAFLTVWTIQRTRDLAILKAIGASNSYLRRDALGQAGLILAVGVIGGALVALGLGLAAAKVAPFSLGALSIVGPPLALWALGMAGAWLATRSITKIEPQLALGGIA is encoded by the coding sequence ATGTTCGTAGGAATCAGGGAAATCAAGTCCGCCAAGGGGCGCTTCAGCCTCATTGTCGGCGTCGTCGGGCTCATCACGCTGCTCGTCGTCATGCTGACGGGCCTGACCGCCGGCCTTGGCAAGCAAAACACATCCGCACTCGAAGCACTCAACCCCGCCTCCGTGACCTTCCAAAACATGGACGAGCCGTCGTACACCACCTCGCGTATCGAGGCCACCGCCGGCGCCACCGCCCTCGGCACCGGGCAGACGCTCATGCAGAAGGCCGACGGCTCCGACGAGTCCGTCGCCGTCCTGGGCCTGCCCGAGGGCACCGTGCTACCCGACGGACAGACGCTCGGCAACGCCGCCATCGCCTCGCGCGGCCTCGGGCTCGCCGAAGGTGAGGAGGTGACGGTCGGTGGGGCGTCGATTAGCGTGGGCTCGCTTGCCGACGACCTCTACTACTCTCACTCCCCCGTCATCTGGGTCCCCACCGCGACGTGGCAGCAGGCGATGCACACCGACGCCGACGGCGCGGTGCTGCTCAACACCGATGATTCGGGCATGACACTGGCCCAGTCCTTCACCGCGTTGCCGGCCTACGGCTCCGAACAGGGCTCGCTGAAGATGATCCAGGGCTTCCTCTACGCCATCGCCGCGCTGGTCACCGTCGCCTTCCTCACCGTGTGGACCATCCAGAGGACCCGCGACCTGGCCATCCTCAAGGCTATCGGCGCCTCCAACTCCTACCTGCGCAGGGATGCCCTCGGCCAGGCCGGGCTGATCCTCGCCGTCGGTGTGATCGGCGGTGCGCTGGTCGCCCTCGGCCTCGGTCTTGCCGCGGCGAAGGTTGCCCCTTTCAGCCTGGGCGCGCTCTCCATCGTCGGACCGCCGCTGGCCCTCTGGGCCCTCGGCATGGCAGGCGCCTGGCTGGCCACCCGCTCCATCACCAAGATCGAACCGCAACTCGCACTCGGAGGTATCGCCTAA
- a CDS encoding bifunctional ADP-dependent NAD(P)H-hydrate dehydratase/NAD(P)H-hydrate epimerase, translating into MKGYAYTVDAIRAAEQPLLDAQEFPDQLMQAAAHEVFRVAQSMLGGAQSEVLLLVGAGGNGGDALYAGAELLSAGHRVEAWLVFGTAHSPALDSFVAAGGVVLESQPARVEGYQLAVDGIVGIGGRGSLPAELKDVCRALRGLPVLAVDVPSGVNADTGERGDVHITADATITFGGWRLAHALSSECGTQLLADIHVGGDSLSARLSGAQSAQVARASGPRLSWPDSITYLGEELAALPSLEPGAQDDKYSGGVVGIRAGSETYPGAAILCTAGAVAATPAMVRYTGPQALEVVRAHPEVVAAATLPRTGRVQAWVFGPGAGTDDAAADELAWLVQRAEPLLIDADGLSLITQRSNLRNALAARTHVTVLTPHDGEFTRLREASGVAQADRLSETLSLAQMLGVFVVRKGRASIVGAPKDGPSSIVDAGNSWAATPGSGDVLAGIIGALMARRSAKGPALGVEDLVQAVCVHARAAKLAATTEYGEAPTSASEIAAHVRPATAQLTRGLDWHGA; encoded by the coding sequence ATGAAGGGGTACGCATACACGGTCGACGCAATCCGCGCCGCGGAGCAGCCGCTGCTGGACGCTCAGGAATTTCCGGACCAGCTGATGCAGGCCGCCGCCCACGAAGTCTTCCGGGTCGCGCAGTCCATGCTGGGAGGAGCGCAGTCCGAGGTCCTGCTGCTCGTCGGCGCGGGCGGAAACGGCGGCGACGCGCTCTACGCCGGAGCCGAGCTCCTCAGCGCTGGCCACCGCGTGGAGGCGTGGCTCGTCTTCGGCACAGCTCACTCCCCCGCACTTGATTCGTTCGTCGCTGCGGGTGGCGTGGTCCTGGAGTCCCAACCCGCCCGCGTCGAAGGCTACCAGCTCGCCGTCGACGGCATCGTGGGCATCGGTGGGCGCGGTAGCCTGCCTGCGGAGCTCAAGGACGTGTGTCGCGCGCTGCGGGGGCTTCCCGTACTCGCGGTTGACGTTCCAAGCGGGGTCAATGCGGATACGGGCGAGCGCGGTGACGTTCACATCACCGCCGATGCGACCATCACGTTCGGCGGGTGGCGGCTCGCCCACGCCCTGTCCTCCGAATGCGGGACCCAGCTGCTTGCCGACATCCACGTTGGCGGGGATTCCCTATCCGCGAGGTTATCTGGCGCACAGTCGGCTCAGGTCGCCCGGGCCTCGGGGCCCCGCCTGAGCTGGCCCGACAGCATCACGTACCTCGGTGAGGAACTCGCGGCCCTGCCCAGCCTGGAACCCGGCGCGCAGGACGACAAGTACTCCGGTGGCGTGGTGGGGATCCGGGCAGGTAGCGAGACCTACCCCGGCGCGGCCATTCTTTGCACGGCGGGCGCGGTCGCAGCCACACCCGCGATGGTGCGCTACACCGGCCCCCAGGCCCTCGAGGTTGTCCGGGCGCACCCGGAAGTCGTCGCCGCCGCCACCTTGCCGCGCACCGGCCGCGTCCAGGCGTGGGTTTTCGGCCCCGGGGCCGGCACCGATGACGCCGCCGCGGACGAGCTCGCATGGCTTGTGCAGCGCGCGGAGCCTTTACTTATCGACGCCGACGGGCTGTCCCTCATTACCCAACGCTCAAATCTCCGTAATGCCCTCGCAGCACGAACTCACGTCACGGTGTTAACTCCCCACGACGGGGAGTTCACCCGGCTACGTGAGGCGAGTGGCGTGGCGCAGGCGGATCGTCTTTCCGAGACGCTTTCGCTCGCCCAGATGCTTGGGGTGTTTGTGGTTCGCAAAGGGCGAGCGTCGATAGTGGGTGCGCCCAAAGACGGGCCGAGCTCCATTGTCGACGCGGGAAATTCCTGGGCGGCGACTCCCGGTTCCGGCGATGTCTTAGCAGGAATCATCGGCGCACTCATGGCACGGCGCTCGGCCAAAGGCCCTGCTCTCGGGGTCGAAGACCTCGTCCAGGCTGTCTGTGTTCACGCCCGAGCTGCGAAGCTGGCTGCAACTACGGAGTACGGTGAGGCGCCGACGTCGGCAAGCGAGATTGCCGCCCACGTCCGCCCGGCCACGGCCCAATTGACGCGGGGTCTAGATTGGCACGGTGCCTGA
- the rraA gene encoding ribonuclease E activity regulator RraA: MPSCIATADIADLYGDQEQLSSCDTQFFNYGGKTSFCGEIVTITCFQDNGLVKKTLNSPGNGRVLVVDGHGSVHTALMGDMIAQAGVDNGWAGVVINGAIRDSAAVAEMPFGCKALGTNPRKSAKNGAGDLNTRVTIGGVEFHPGHFLYADADGIVVTPEPIDTH, translated from the coding sequence ATGCCCTCCTGCATAGCCACCGCCGACATCGCCGATCTCTACGGCGACCAAGAGCAACTGTCCAGCTGCGACACCCAGTTCTTTAACTACGGTGGCAAGACGTCCTTCTGTGGCGAGATCGTCACCATCACGTGCTTCCAGGACAACGGCCTGGTGAAGAAGACCCTGAACTCCCCCGGCAACGGTCGCGTCCTCGTCGTCGATGGCCACGGCAGCGTTCACACCGCGCTGATGGGCGACATGATCGCCCAGGCGGGTGTGGACAACGGTTGGGCCGGGGTCGTAATCAACGGAGCAATCCGCGATTCCGCCGCTGTCGCTGAGATGCCCTTCGGGTGCAAGGCGCTGGGCACGAACCCCCGCAAGTCCGCGAAGAATGGCGCGGGCGACCTCAACACGCGCGTCACCATCGGCGGCGTGGAATTTCACCCTGGCCATTTCCTTTACGCAGACGCGGACGGCATCGTGGTGACCCCGGAGCCCATCGACACTCACTAG